In a genomic window of Vigna angularis cultivar LongXiaoDou No.4 chromosome 6, ASM1680809v1, whole genome shotgun sequence:
- the LOC108342467 gene encoding uncharacterized protein LOC108342467, which yields MVSKVKRGPVKSIKDLRNNNNRRWRRKTPIKNVVAASSAALASIRRRITKLFSKIARFSTTHKKKATSYKILRKITTTEEHEEQLDAIRRTLVFDDPTATPLLPPSLSVRKTVFLDLDETLVHSHPSPPPEHFDFVVRPVIDGQPMDFYVLKRPGVDEFLETLASKYEVVVFTAALREYASMVLDRLDRNRFISHRLYRDSCRHIDGKLVKDLNETGRDLKRVVIVDDNPNSFSNQPENAILIRPFVDDIFDRELWKLRSFFDGSDCCDDMRDAVKRYQQR from the exons ATGGTATCAAAGGTGAAGAGAGGACCAGTGAAGTCCATCAAGGACCTTCGTAACAACAACAACCGTCGTTGGCGCCGGAAAACTCCCATAAAAAATGTAGTGGCGGCATCCTCTGCTGCCCTGGCTTCCATCCGCCGCCGTATCACAAAACTCTTCTCAAAGATCGCGCGCTTCAGCACCACCCACAAGAAAAAAGCAACCTCTTACAAGATCCTCAGAAAGATAACAACAACAGAAGAACACGAAGAACAACTCGATGCCATTCGCCGCACCCTGGTTTTCGACGACCCCACCGCCACGCCGCTCCTCCCTCCGTCCCTCTCCGTCCGTAAAACCGTGTTCCTTGACCTTGACGAAACGCTTGTCCACTCCCACCCCTCGCCGCCGCCGGAGCACTTTGATTTCGTCGTCCGGCCGGTCATCGACGGCCAGCCCATGGACTTCTATGTCCTCAAACGCCCCGGCGTCGACGAGTTCCTTGAGACCCTTGCCTCTAAGTATGAGGTTGTCGTTTTCACGGCGGCGCTAAGGGAGTACGCGTCCATGGTGCTGGACAGGCTGGACCGGAACCGGTTCATCTCGCACCGGCTCTACCGTGACTCGTGCCGCCACATAGACGGGAAGCTCGTGAAGGACCTTAACGAAACTGGTCGCGATCTGAAACGGGTGGTTATAGTGGATGATAACCCGAATTCCTTTTCGAACCAACCCGAGAATGCTATTCTGATTCGGCCCTTCGTGGATGATATTTTCGACCGGGAGCTTTGGAAATTGAGAAGCTTTTTTGATGGGTCTGATTGCTGTGATGACATGAGAGATGCTGTTAAGCGCTATCAGCAAC GTTAG
- the LOC108342575 gene encoding uncharacterized protein LOC108342575 codes for MAFSLNQQFTLVSTFLLLLLLNASVCESSHGFSRYGARISGDGSSRHLLESRNTQHPNNCGELVAQSQCSRNSKCSWCTSEDLDDMCFSKSEAWRLPQQVYSCTLIR; via the coding sequence ATGGCGTTCTCCCTCAACCAGCAGTTCACTTTGGTGtcaacctttcttcttcttcttctcctaaACGCTTCTGTCTGCGAATCCTCTCACGGGTTCTCCAGATATGGTGCTAGAATTTCCGGGGATGGTTCCAGTCGGCACCTGTTGGAGTCCAGGAACACTCAGCACCCCAACAACTGTGGAGAATTGGTGGCGCAGTCTCAGTGCTCGAGGAACTCAAAATGCAGCTGGTGCACCAGTGAGGACCTTGATGATATGTGTTTCAGCAAATCTGAGGCGTGGAGGTTGCCACAACAGGTTTACTCTTGCACCTTGATCCGGTGA
- the LOC108340998 gene encoding pyridoxal 5'-phosphate synthase subunit PDX1, producing the protein MEGEGSGVVTVYGNGAITETKKSPFSVKVGLAQMLRGGVIMDVVNADQARIAEEAGACAVMALERVPADIRAQGGVARMSDPQLIKEIKRAVTIPVMAKARIGHFVEAQILEAIGIDYVDESEVLTLADDANHINKHNFRIPFVCGCRNLGEALRRIREGAAMIRTKGEAGTGNIIEAVRHVRSVMSDIRVLRNMDDDEVFTFAKNIAAPYDLVMQTKQLGRLPVVHFAAGGVATPADAALMMQLGCDGVFVGSGVFKSGDPAKRARAIVQAVTHYSDPEVLAEVSCGLGEAMVGINLSDSNVERFANRSE; encoded by the coding sequence ATGGAAGGAGAAGGATCCGGTGTGGTTACCGTCTACGGCAACGGTGCCATCACGGAAACCAAGAAGTCCCCCTTCTCCGTCAAAGTCGGCCTCGCCCAGATGCTCAGGGGCGGTGTCATCATGGATGTTGTCAACGCCGACCAGGCCCGCATCGCCGAAGAGGCCGGGGCCTGCGCGGTCATGGCCCTCGAGCGGGTACCCGCCGACATCCGGGCCCAGGGTGGTGTGGCCCGCATGAGCGACCCACAGCTGATCAAGGAAATCAAGCGGGCCGTTACCATCCCCGTGATGGCAAAGGCCCGCATCGGACACTTCGTGGAGGCCCAGATCCTGGAGGCCATCGGCATCGACTACGTCGACGAGAGCGAGGTTCTCACACTGGCTGATGACGCAAACCACATCAACAAACACAACTTCCGCATCCCCTTTGTCTGCGGCTGCCGCAACCTCGGGGAAGCCCTCCGCCGCATCCGCGAGGGCGCCGCCATGATCCGCACCAAGGGCGAGGCAGGCACCGGCAACATCATCGAGGCCGTGCGTCACGTCCGCTCTGTGATGAGCGACATTAGGGTTCTCCGCAACATGGACGACGACGAAGTTTTCACCTTCGCCAAAAACATTGCCGCGCCCTACGACCTTGTCATGCAGACCAAGCAGCTTGGCCGCCTTCCCGTCGTCCACTTCGCCGCAGGTGGCGTCGCCACTCCCGCCGATGCCGCCCTCATGATGCAGCTTGGCTGCGATGGCGTCTTCGTCGGCTCCGGCGTCTTCAAGAGCGGTGACCCTGCCAAACGTGCTAGAGCCATTGTTCAGGCCGTCACTCATTACAGCGACCCTGAGGTTTTGGCTGAGGTCAGTTGCGGCTTGGGTGAAGCCATGGTTGGAATCAATTTGAGCGATAGCAATGTTGAGAGGTTCGCCAATCGTTCAGAAtga